The Neomonachus schauinslandi chromosome 11, ASM220157v2, whole genome shotgun sequence genome contains a region encoding:
- the EHD1 gene encoding EH domain-containing protein 1 isoform X1 produces MEQPGTAASPVPGSMFSWVSKDARRKKEPELFQTVAEGLRQLYAQKLLPLEEHYRFHEFHSPALEDADFDNKPMVLLVGQYSTGKTTFIRHLIEQDFPGMRIGPEPTTDSFIAVMHGPTEGVVPGNALVVDPRRPFRKLNAFGNAFLNRFMCAQLPNPVLDSISIIDTPGILSGEKQRISRGYDFAAVLEWFAERVDRIILLFDAHKLDISDEFSEVIKALKNHEDKIRVVLNKADQIETQQLMRVYGALMWSLGKIINTPEVVRVYIGSFWSHPLLIPDNRKLFEAEEQDLFKDIQSLPRNAALRKLNDLIKRARLAKVHAYIISSLKKEMPNVFGKESKKKELVNNLGEIYQKIEREHQISPGDFPNLRKMQELLQTQDFSKFQALKPKLLDTVDDMLANDIARLMVMVRQEESLMPSQAVKGGAFDGTMNGPFGHGYGEGAGEGIDDVEWVVGKDKPTYDEIFYTLSPVNGKITGANAKKEMVKSKLPNTVLGKIWKLADVDKDGLLDDEEFALANHLIKVKLEGHELPADLPPHLIPPSKRRHE; encoded by the exons ATGGAACAGCCAGGAACTG CAGCCAGCCCCGTCCCCGGCAGCATGTTCAGCTGGGTCAGCAAAGATGCCCGCCGCAAGAAGGAGCCGGAGCTCTTCCAGACGGTGGCCGAGGGGCTGCGGCAGCTGTACGCGCAGAAGCTGCTGCCCCTGGAGGAGCACTACCGCTTCCACGAGTTCCACTCGCCCGCGCTGGAGGACGCTGACTTCGACAACAAGCCCATGGTGCTCCTCGTGGGCCAGTACAGCACGGGCAAGACCACCTTCATCCGGCACCTGATCGAGCAGGACTTCCCGGGAATGCGCATCGGGCCCGAGCCCACCACCGACTCTTTCATCGCGGTCATGCACGGCCCCACCGAGGGCGTGGTGCCGGGCAACGCGCTTGTAGTCGACCCGCGGCGCCCCTTCCGCAAGCTCAACGCCTTCGGCAACGCCTTCCTCAACAG GTTCATGTGTGCCCAGCTGCCCAACCCGGTCCTGGACAGCATAAGCATCATCGACACTCCCGGGATCCTGTCTGGAGAGAAACAGCGCATCAGCAGAG GTTATGACTTCGCTGCCGTCCTGGAGTGGTTCGCCGAGCGGGTCGACCGCATCATCCTGCTCTTCGACGCCCACAAGCTGGACATCTCTGACGAGTTCTCCGAGGTCATCAAGGCCCTCAAGAACCATGAGGACAAGATCCGCGTGGTGCTGAACAAAGCCGACCAGATCGAGACCCAGCAGCTGATGCGGGTCTACGGGGCTCTCATGTGGTCCCTGGGGAAGATCATCAACACCCCCGAGGTGGTCAGGGTATACATCGGCTCATTCTGGTCCCACCCGCTCCTCATCCCTGACAATCGCAAGCTTTTTGAGGCGGAGGAGCAGGACCTCTTCAAAGACATCCAGTCTCTGCCCCGAAAcgctgccctcaggaagctcaaTGACCTGATCAAGCGGGCACGGCTGGCCAAG GTGCACGCTTACATCATCAGCTCCCTCAAGAAGGAGATGCCCAACGTGTTCGGGAAAGAGAGCAAAAAGAAGGAGCTGGTGAACAACTTGGGAGAGATCTATCAGAAGATCGAGCGGGAGCATCAGATCTCCCCCGGGGACTTCCCGAACCTCCGCAAGATGCAG GAGCTCCTGCAGACTCAGGACTTCAGCAAGTTCCAGGCCTTGAAGCCTAAGCTGCTGGACACAGTGGACGACATGCTGGCCAACGACATCGCCCGGCTGATGGTGATGGTGCGCCAGGAGGAGTCCCTGATGCCCTCCCAGGCCGTGAAGGGCGGCGCCTTCGACGGCACCATGAACGGGCCCTTTGGGCACGGCTACGGCGAGGGGGCCGGCGAGGGCATCGACGATGTGGAGTGGGTGGTGGGCAAGGACAAGCCCACCTACGATGAGATCTTCTACACACTGTCGCCTGTCAACGGCAAGATCACGGGCGCCAACGCCAAGAAGGAGATGGTGAAGTCCAAGCTGCCCAACACAGTGCTGGGGAAGATCTGGAAGCTGGCCGATGTGGACAAGGATGGGCTGCTGGATGACGAGGAGTTTGCCCTGGCCAACCACCTCATCAAAGTCAAGCTGGAGGGCCACGAGCTGCCCGCCGACTTGCCCCCGCACCTGATCCCACCCTCCAAGCGGAGGCACGAGTGA
- the EHD1 gene encoding EH domain-containing protein 1 isoform X2, with product MFSWVSKDARRKKEPELFQTVAEGLRQLYAQKLLPLEEHYRFHEFHSPALEDADFDNKPMVLLVGQYSTGKTTFIRHLIEQDFPGMRIGPEPTTDSFIAVMHGPTEGVVPGNALVVDPRRPFRKLNAFGNAFLNRFMCAQLPNPVLDSISIIDTPGILSGEKQRISRGYDFAAVLEWFAERVDRIILLFDAHKLDISDEFSEVIKALKNHEDKIRVVLNKADQIETQQLMRVYGALMWSLGKIINTPEVVRVYIGSFWSHPLLIPDNRKLFEAEEQDLFKDIQSLPRNAALRKLNDLIKRARLAKVHAYIISSLKKEMPNVFGKESKKKELVNNLGEIYQKIEREHQISPGDFPNLRKMQELLQTQDFSKFQALKPKLLDTVDDMLANDIARLMVMVRQEESLMPSQAVKGGAFDGTMNGPFGHGYGEGAGEGIDDVEWVVGKDKPTYDEIFYTLSPVNGKITGANAKKEMVKSKLPNTVLGKIWKLADVDKDGLLDDEEFALANHLIKVKLEGHELPADLPPHLIPPSKRRHE from the exons ATGTTCAGCTGGGTCAGCAAAGATGCCCGCCGCAAGAAGGAGCCGGAGCTCTTCCAGACGGTGGCCGAGGGGCTGCGGCAGCTGTACGCGCAGAAGCTGCTGCCCCTGGAGGAGCACTACCGCTTCCACGAGTTCCACTCGCCCGCGCTGGAGGACGCTGACTTCGACAACAAGCCCATGGTGCTCCTCGTGGGCCAGTACAGCACGGGCAAGACCACCTTCATCCGGCACCTGATCGAGCAGGACTTCCCGGGAATGCGCATCGGGCCCGAGCCCACCACCGACTCTTTCATCGCGGTCATGCACGGCCCCACCGAGGGCGTGGTGCCGGGCAACGCGCTTGTAGTCGACCCGCGGCGCCCCTTCCGCAAGCTCAACGCCTTCGGCAACGCCTTCCTCAACAG GTTCATGTGTGCCCAGCTGCCCAACCCGGTCCTGGACAGCATAAGCATCATCGACACTCCCGGGATCCTGTCTGGAGAGAAACAGCGCATCAGCAGAG GTTATGACTTCGCTGCCGTCCTGGAGTGGTTCGCCGAGCGGGTCGACCGCATCATCCTGCTCTTCGACGCCCACAAGCTGGACATCTCTGACGAGTTCTCCGAGGTCATCAAGGCCCTCAAGAACCATGAGGACAAGATCCGCGTGGTGCTGAACAAAGCCGACCAGATCGAGACCCAGCAGCTGATGCGGGTCTACGGGGCTCTCATGTGGTCCCTGGGGAAGATCATCAACACCCCCGAGGTGGTCAGGGTATACATCGGCTCATTCTGGTCCCACCCGCTCCTCATCCCTGACAATCGCAAGCTTTTTGAGGCGGAGGAGCAGGACCTCTTCAAAGACATCCAGTCTCTGCCCCGAAAcgctgccctcaggaagctcaaTGACCTGATCAAGCGGGCACGGCTGGCCAAG GTGCACGCTTACATCATCAGCTCCCTCAAGAAGGAGATGCCCAACGTGTTCGGGAAAGAGAGCAAAAAGAAGGAGCTGGTGAACAACTTGGGAGAGATCTATCAGAAGATCGAGCGGGAGCATCAGATCTCCCCCGGGGACTTCCCGAACCTCCGCAAGATGCAG GAGCTCCTGCAGACTCAGGACTTCAGCAAGTTCCAGGCCTTGAAGCCTAAGCTGCTGGACACAGTGGACGACATGCTGGCCAACGACATCGCCCGGCTGATGGTGATGGTGCGCCAGGAGGAGTCCCTGATGCCCTCCCAGGCCGTGAAGGGCGGCGCCTTCGACGGCACCATGAACGGGCCCTTTGGGCACGGCTACGGCGAGGGGGCCGGCGAGGGCATCGACGATGTGGAGTGGGTGGTGGGCAAGGACAAGCCCACCTACGATGAGATCTTCTACACACTGTCGCCTGTCAACGGCAAGATCACGGGCGCCAACGCCAAGAAGGAGATGGTGAAGTCCAAGCTGCCCAACACAGTGCTGGGGAAGATCTGGAAGCTGGCCGATGTGGACAAGGATGGGCTGCTGGATGACGAGGAGTTTGCCCTGGCCAACCACCTCATCAAAGTCAAGCTGGAGGGCCACGAGCTGCCCGCCGACTTGCCCCCGCACCTGATCCCACCCTCCAAGCGGAGGCACGAGTGA